In Lachnospiraceae bacterium, the DNA window CGGTACTGGCAGATACACCTGCCTGCTTTGCGATGTCGTAGATCGTCATATTTCTCTCCTGTTTCTCTGATGACTTTATCATACGCCTTTTTATATAGTCTTGTCAAGTGCTTTTGCAATCGATTTCAGTTTTTGTTGCAATAAATTGCATAGTCTTGTTTTCATGGATATGGAAACAAGACTATGCAATGGCTAAACTGTAATATTCTGTTTTCCTGATATCAGGGGCAAAAGGTCGGAAATCCTCCTGCAAGCTTGCTTGCAGGAGGATTTTTGAACTTGGGACCCGCCAAAAACATGAGTAAGGAGCCATTTTTTGAAGAAAAATGAGCGGATTACGAATGTTTTTAGAATTGCGGGAGTGCAAAGCACGTAGCAATTCGATATCAGAGTTATTTTTGGACTGCATTAACAGCATTGATAGAAAAATCCGTACGTACCAGTTTTTCATATGGCACCCGTTTTTTTAGTTCTCCTGATTCCTCTAAAATATTTTCCAGAAGCCCAAAGCTGTCTTTTTCAAAAACCGTATTTTCTTTCCATGTATCCTGGGATTTATACCGGTCTACGATCGTAGCGATTTTTTCCACCGGTGTATCTTTAAACTGTGGCTGGATCGTCTTGGCGATCTCCCATGCAGAATGGGAATTTACATAATCTAGTCCTTTCTGGATGGCGTTTGTGAATTTCTGGATCAGTTCCGGGTTCTTTTCTATATAACTTTTCTTTGCGCAGTAAGCAGTATAAGGCACATAACCAGAATCGCGGCCCAAAGAAGCTACCACAGCTCCGCAACCTTCCATTTCCAGCGTAGTTGCAAAGGGCTCAAATTCTACGGTATAATCTGCATCTCCTGAAGTAAAGGCTGCTGCCGTCAGGCCGAAACTGATGCTCTGGTCAATGGTAAGATCTGTTTTCGGGTCAATTCCATGTTTCTTTAAGATATATTCAAATACCATCTGAGGCATGCCACCTGCTCTTCCGCCAAGCACTTTCTTTCCTTTCAAGTCTTCCCATTTAAAATCCGTCTGTTTTGTTCTTCCCACCAGAAAATTACCTGCGCGCTGGGTCAACTGGGCGAAATTCACAGCCGGATCTGCAGCACCTTCCTGGCTTACGTAAATACTAGCTTCTGACCCCATAAAACCGATCTGGGCATCGCCGGAAATAAGCGCTGTCATTACTTTATCAGCAC includes these proteins:
- a CDS encoding ABC transporter substrate-binding protein, which translates into the protein MKKRYISFLAAVLAGVLAVGCLTGCGKMDEATGGKMTAVTLNEVAHSIFYAPQYAAIELGYFEEEGIDLTVVNGAGADKVMTALISGDAQIGFMGSEASIYVSQEGAADPAVNFAQLTQRAGNFLVGRTKQTDFKWEDLKGKKVLGGRAGGMPQMVFEYILKKHGIDPKTDLTIDQSISFGLTAAAFTSGDADYTVEFEPFATTLEMEGCGAVVASLGRDSGYVPYTAYCAKKSYIEKNPELIQKFTNAIQKGLDYVNSHSAWEIAKTIQPQFKDTPVEKIATIVDRYKSQDTWKENTVFEKDSFGLLENILEESGELKKRVPYEKLVRTDFSINAVNAVQK